The window CTGTAGTGAAAGTTTTTTGTTTACTGTTATCCTGCATCTTGAAAAAGGAAAATCTTCGAaaacccctttagggtatgttcacacgtacaggatctgctgcaaattttgtgcagctgattctgCTACCTATATACTTCAAtgagaagcaaaatctgcagcagaaaagacGCACACGTACTctaaagggtagggtcacacgtagcgcatcgACGGCACTTAACCTGGCTCAGGGAGCGACCACAAGGTCTGTGAGCACAATGCACATGAAACTGGCAGATCACTGTGTGTCTACTCTTAGCAGCAGATGCCGCTATAAGCAGACAAAGCAGGAGGCACACCAGGGATGGTTAGTAGCGCATCCACAGAAttaaatacactgcagatgcactacgtgtgaccctaccctaagagtGCGCACAGACGTGCATAttcttgctgcagattttgctgcccattgacttcaatgagtatcAAAAACTGCTGCAACAAAATGCACATATGAACGCACCTCAAGAAAGTCTCTTCAGTATCCACAAAACTAAACTACTTATCACCTCCTTGAAACAATGAGTTGTTCTTATGACGATGCTGTAATGTTTTCCCATGTCAACCAACTGGGTCACTTTCAATAAACTGGAAACTGATCTCTGTGGGCTACATAAACATTCAAGCAGAAACATTTATGGGTAAAATAAGTATACTGACCAGGTCTTGGCCCTCCTCGTGGAGGAATTGTTGTAGTCCTCTGTTCTCTGACTCTTTGATCTCTCTGTGGTGGTCTCTGTGAGATCTGGTTTTCTGATTTAACTTCAGGCCGGGGCTAAAAGAAAAATTTCCAGCTCAGAACACAGAAGATTCCATGTTTGGATTAGAGCAAAAATGGTATTAATAGACACTAGAATAGTTTCCAAacagtgttccttcagctgttgaaaaactacaactcccagcatgctgtaagGTGTattttagcaaaagctggaggcacacagtttggaaaccactgcactAGGATATAGACTATTCTACAGGGCATCACTATTATAAGCTCAAAAAGCAAAAAACATTATAAGGTCATTTTCACATGGCAGCATAATGAATCAGCATTTATGGGCCAAAACACGGGAGAGGTGCAAAGCTTTCCTTCATATCATTTAGGTTCTACTCCTTGTTTTAGCTTACAAACCACTGACAAAAATACTACTATATAAAGGCAGCCAAGTAAACTCAGTGGTAACTACCTAAAATTCTGCTTGCCTGGTGAAATTCCCATTATTACAAAATTCTCTCTAAAATGCCAAAAAGAAGATCGTGACAAGCCAATGTTGGTCAAGCCATGTCACAAAAACAAGTATGAATGAAATGCTTTATCAGATCAAAACCTAGATATTGCTTACCTGTGATGGCTGAACTTTAACAACATGTGGTGGTATTCCTGACACTGGTACAGCCCCACTAGGTGGAAGATTTTTGCTTGTTACAGATGCCCATGAGAATGCCTTAAGAGAGAACAAAAATATCCAATACAAATGCTCTTATGCGACACAATAGCAGGTCATCTGAAATTCATTTTAACCCTCCTTACCCTGGAGTCTTCTTGTACTGCTGGTGCGGGGTCAGCAGGAAGAGGAGATGGGCTCTTTTCAACCACCTCTTCTTCTTCTGGTGCAGGTTCTTCAGACACAGGTTCACATTTCTCTTCAGTCACCTCAGGATCGGGATCTTGCTCTGGCTCAGGTTCTGGCTCGGGTTCTGCCTCTATAATCTGCTCTTCCAGTGGTTCATCCAAGTCATTGCTACTGAAATGATAAAGGGTTATATGACGCACATAAGTCCTAAAATGTAGTTCATGCTTGATGTATtaagagatatatatacatacagacacactgaaaaTAAGAACCAATTAAAGGTGTAGTACAGTatttaaaaacatatcccctatgtgcaaaataggggataagtgtcagatcacagggggtcacaCAGCTGGGAGCCCCCAATGATCACAGCACAGaaatgtattgatcacagcacaaAGCAGTGGTCAAccagaccagagtccctgaaccgtccaatccggGAACACACCgacccagcccgacaggctggcatccgttgtaaccacCTGCCAAAGAAGGGGAAGAAACTACCACCTttggaggagaagggggggggggggggggggggagaccccaGAGcaaagactgacggaccctgcgaggaTAACATTCTGACGATCAATGGatagaggagacctgtcccatcgTGAGAGAAACGCCagatgaagggggcggtaatgaaactgggcaacgGGTATGGCCTCCATAGTCGCCACCATCCACCCCAGGACCTCCATACAAGTACAGATGGAGAAAGATACCTGGggccgaagggagcggacccccgaccggagcgccagacgtCTGTCCCGGAAGaccaattcgggcagaggccgtgaaGAATCGAAGTCCCGGAAGGGTtcgagactgggtaggacggaggactgacttgtcccggttgatgaTCCACCCAAAgagagtcagagtgtggagagtgatgtccagattctccagagtctgggctccggTTGGAgcctgatgagaaggtcgtcaggTAGGTGTCACCGAGATTCCCcttgaccgtaacaggcccatcactggtgcCAGGATCTTGTAAAGACCCAAGGCGCCGAGGCTAGACCAAGggggagggctacaaattgaaagtaCCCTtctggaaccgcaaagcggaggtagcgATGATGGCCCGAAAATAAtgacacatggaggtaggcatccttgatatcCACCGATGGAAGGAACTCTCCTTGTTCCAGAGACGTCACTACCGAACGGAGAGAATCCATTCTGAAGTGGCGGATGGGaaagacggttgagacgcttgagatcCAGAATCGGCGCACAGAACCGACcctttggggaccacaaaaagatttgaaagtaacgccgaaaaatgttcccctggaggaacggggccGAAAACCCCATGGAGAAGCAGGGATTGGAGAGCCGCTctaaattgcttcgccagaggaggggACGAAAAAAGCAATCCCCcagaagggaggcgaattcgatccggtaaccgtttgacaccacgtccctgaccccagAGTCCTGAATATATGGGATCCAGATGACTCGAAAAAACAAGAGCCGACCTCTCACCCGAAAGAAACAGCGGGTGAGGGCCTTActgcatgcagaagtgggtttgcggttgtcagatttgggcgcaaaacggctgGACCgtttggagtccgacttccaagacgggcgtgcccggaacaagggagccttcttgtcccacgAGAGCACCTGTCCGGACCCTTAACtggggccagaggtccgaaagaaccaaaggaaaaaacacttcctttgggaaggatggcgagccttattttaaggtaacaaggaactcttacctcccgatgcctcggagataatctcatcaaggagtTTGTCAAAAAAGATGGCCACCCGTAAAAGGGAAGCCCAGTGAGGCCTtccggaagcggcatccgcatacaAAGCCTTAAGCCACAgtagacctggtctggagcaaaccagacctgtccacctccttagacactgagcataaccccttaaggactcagcgtttttccgtttttgcattttcattttttcctcatcaccttctaaaaatcataacgctttaaattttgcacataaaattccaaatgatggcttattttttgtgccaccaattctactttgcagtgacattagtcattttaccaaaaaaatccacggcgaaacggaaaaaaaaaaaatcattgtgcgacaaaattgaagaaaaaaatttcattttgtaacttttgggggcttccgtttctacgcagtgtattttttggtaaaaattacatcttatctttattctgtaggtccatacgattaatatcctacttctataggtttgattttgtcacacttctgaaaaaaaaatcttaactacatgcatgaaaatgtatacgtttaaaattgtcatcttctgaccccaataacttatttttccgcgtacaggtcgGTGTTTTTTGcgcagtgttctgaagtttttatcggtaccatttttgtattgatcggactttttgaattcattttttttataatataaaaagtgaccaaaaataattaatgatatttttatagatcggacatttacgcacgcggagataccacatgtttatttttatttacacagttttttttttatgggaaaaggggggtgattcaatcttttaatagggaaggggttaaatgacctttgttaacttttttttttgcagtgttatagctcccatagggagctatagcactgcacacactgatctatgctgatccctgcagagccatagctctgcatggatcagcgagataggggctcgattgctcaagcatgtagctcaagcttggagcaatcaaaccccgatcggatgccacggacacaggtaaggagacctccgtctgcatcccagctgatcggaacatcgcgattttatcattttatattttagtctcactttcagacgcggcggtcaactttgatcgccgcgtctgaagggttagcagcgcgcggcacaacgatcggtgccgcgcgctgttagcccagggtcccagctatgattagcagccgggaccgacccggtgtgatgcggggtcacagcgtgacgccgttttaaacaccgggagctgggctcaggacgtacaggtacatcctgagtccttaaggagttaaactgattacctcagagcctgaaggcgggtatatcctgctgggaggagccgacttttttttgttgccatagtgttacACCTCCTATAGACAGCACGATACACCCCACGGTctgtccccccccacccccccccccccccatggagccgaatatatattattattatttttttttttttaatagactggataacccctttaagcctgctgGGTAAGGAATACTACTTACTTGCCAGTTTGATCGTAGTATGTGCCGTCATCTGTGGCAACTACTTCTGGAGTTTGCTGCCTTTCTTCAGGCTCATCTACTTCCTCATCCGATTCTAAATAAAGAGAATTCATCTTAATTTGGTATTTTAATATATTGCAGTTACAGTACAGAAATAATCTTTGATGTGACGGTACAGATTGCCTACTGAAACGCTCTCATACCTGGGCTTGGCTTTACTAAGGCTATGTTTATTATAGGTTAAGTTTTACTGAATTGTGATATAGATTCAGTGCAGAAGTGTTGTACACAGCCTAATTTACATGAATTAAAAGTTTCCCCACAAGGATCTTAATCAATGGCAAATAAGTATTAGCTACACAGATAACGGGGTAATACATACCTTCAGGAGGTTCTGTGTCAGAGTCACCAAAAACTTCATCCTGGTAACGGAATATGTCGTTGTGGACATAAAACTTATTTGCCACAGATCCCTATAAAGTTAATGTTACACATTAGAATTCATGTCATCCTTGAATTATAAAAAAGTCCAAAGAAAATCTTTTGCTAAATTTTAAGcagggaggagatttgttactaaTAAAATTCCACACAATTGTGACATGCTAGACAACATAAAAGTTCTTGCAATTACACTAGTAGTGACAACCTACCTCTGGCGCCAACACAAAGGTCTGCATGAAGCGTCTCATGGGTTGCCTGTTGTTGGAAAGCTCACCCATTACTTGTACCACAACCCCATCATTCAGAGTGGCATGGGCATCAACATGCCGGATTTTTGTTCGGCAGTCCTTAAAATTCAAGGACATAACTTTCTTATGGATgtcctattgggggggggggggaagagacatTAGCTTATAGCTGACAAAATACTGACAAGTGCAATACATTGACTGAAGACTTACAGTTTGCCCATATACAGCATCTGCAGGTTTTCCATTGCTGTCCAAACCACCATGAACATAGGAAGAACTTTTGCCGTAGaacctaagaaaaaaaaaaaaaagtgaaggttAATGCGATAATTGACCAAGTCACATACTCCAAACTTATTCTAGAAACAGATGTAGCAGATCACCTATACAAAAGTCCTACCTGTGCAGAAAGTCTGGTGCCTGGTTAAGCAGGGTATAGTACTGCCTCACAAACTCCCGCCCGACAAGCAGGGGACTTGGCTTCTCCATCACCATTTCTTTGGTCAACTGAAATCTGAAAATGAATGAAAAACCATTAGACCAAACATAAGTCACTTACATTCACATTACAAGTGCACAAGTCTATCCCATGGTCTTTGTAATAATGCTGAGCAGCAATGTTATTAATAGAAGTCTCCTGTACAACTCCAGTGGATATGTATGAGGACATTAAAGATTACTGCCCTGGACATATCAAGTCATATAATGTGCATCCAAGTATAAAGAAatgaatcccggcactcactgttaattgttcagtgcaaAACGGTGTTTATGAAGGAAAGACAGTTTCACATTGATTGCTGGGATTCATTTCTTTATAATTGGATTTACATTTTCTCCGTGCACCACCCCACACTCGGGTGCCAGCCTCCATCTTTGAAATATAATGTGCATGCTCTGTTTGGCCTAGTGTTTATGCTTATTTCAACAGAAAGGGTGGAATAAAGCTGGCCATACTTAAAGTATATGCAGGTTATGGGCAGATCCCAGTACATGTGCTAACAGGATTGTATGCGGGTTGTCCCAAGCTCACAGCCATTGTTCGGAGAaagaaggagcacatgtattggATTTTAACTTGCCCAATCTTTTATTCTCAAGGGAGACAGACTGCACCAGAGATTaggtacagacacaagggtgcaatgctctgcacataccccatgggtatagcagtgtgtatgtagtacatatacactgctatacaacATGGGGGCTGTGcagagcccccatggtgccaaaatagtgccccccccccacgtaaccccattttggaaactacacccctcacaatgtaataaggggtgcagtgagtatttacaccccactggtatttgacagatctttggaacagtctttttttccttttacctcatgaaaataaaaagtatggggtaacaccagcatgttaatgtaattttttttaatttttttacactaacaggctggtgtaagaccccaacttttccttttcataagcggtaaaaggagaaaaagcccccaaaattgtaacaatttctcggaaataccccatatgtggccctaaactgtttccttaaactacgacagggctccgaagtgagggagcaccatgcgcatttgaggacttagtTAGGGATTACAtatgggtattctacaccagtgattcccaaacagggtgcctgcagctgttgctaaactcagtggctgtccggaaatcctgggaattgttttacaacagctggaggctcagtttttggaaacactgccataccataaatttaaaatttttattggggtggggtgtatatgtattgttttaccctttattatgtggtagtgtagtgttttagggtacattcacactggcgggtgttTGCAGcgatttcccgctaggagttatcgttgcggcagaaaatttgccgcagctcaaacttgaagcaggaaactcactaaacctccagctgttgcaaaactacaactcccagcatgtactgacagacagtgcatgctggcagttgtacttttgctacagctgggggcacaacagttggaaaaccttcagtttggttagaaaatactgagttgggcaagag is drawn from Hyla sarda isolate aHylSar1 chromosome 4, aHylSar1.hap1, whole genome shotgun sequence and contains these coding sequences:
- the G3BP1 gene encoding ras GTPase-activating protein-binding protein 1 isoform X2, with protein sequence MMLLPSSGVHGQSEDSSILIMGEPGTKFQLTKEMVMEKPSPLLVGREFVRQYYTLLNQAPDFLHRFYGKSSSYVHGGLDSNGKPADAVYGQTDIHKKVMSLNFKDCRTKIRHVDAHATLNDGVVVQVMGELSNNRQPMRRFMQTFVLAPEGSVANKFYVHNDIFRYQDEVFGDSDTEPPEESDEEVDEPEERQQTPEVVATDDGTYYDQTGNNDLDEPLEEQIIEAEPEPEPEPEQDPDPEVTEEKCEPVSEEPAPEEEEVVEKSPSPLPADPAPAVQEDSRAFSWASVTSKNLPPSGAVPVSGIPPHVVKVQPSQPRPEVKSENQISQRPPQRDQRVREQRTTTIPPRGGPRPVREGEQGELETRRINRYPDSHQLFVGNLPHDVDKNELKEFFQTYGNVVELRINSGGKLPNFGFVVFDDAEPVQKILSSRPIMFRGDVRLNVEEKKTRAAREGDRRGERPRGPGGPRGGLGGGLRGPPRGAMSQKPGFGAGRGVQGPRQ
- the G3BP1 gene encoding ras GTPase-activating protein-binding protein 1 isoform X1 encodes the protein MMLLPSSGVHGQSEDSSILIMGEPGTKFQLTKEMVMEKPSPLLVGREFVRQYYTLLNQAPDFLHRFYGKSSSYVHGGLDSNGKPADAVYGQTDIHKKVMSLNFKDCRTKIRHVDAHATLNDGVVVQVMGELSNNRQPMRRFMQTFVLAPEGSVANKFYVHNDIFRYQDEVFGDSDTEPPEESDEEVDEPEERQQTPEVVATDDGTYYDQTGNSNDLDEPLEEQIIEAEPEPEPEPEQDPDPEVTEEKCEPVSEEPAPEEEEVVEKSPSPLPADPAPAVQEDSRAFSWASVTSKNLPPSGAVPVSGIPPHVVKVQPSQPRPEVKSENQISQRPPQRDQRVREQRTTTIPPRGGPRPVREGEQGELETRRINRYPDSHQLFVGNLPHDVDKNELKEFFQTYGNVVELRINSGGKLPNFGFVVFDDAEPVQKILSSRPIMFRGDVRLNVEEKKTRAAREGDRRGERPRGPGGPRGGLGGGLRGPPRGAMSQKPGFGAGRGVQGPRQ
- the G3BP1 gene encoding ras GTPase-activating protein-binding protein 1 isoform X3; this encodes MVMEKPSPLLVGREFVRQYYTLLNQAPDFLHRFYGKSSSYVHGGLDSNGKPADAVYGQTDIHKKVMSLNFKDCRTKIRHVDAHATLNDGVVVQVMGELSNNRQPMRRFMQTFVLAPEGSVANKFYVHNDIFRYQDEVFGDSDTEPPEESDEEVDEPEERQQTPEVVATDDGTYYDQTGNSNDLDEPLEEQIIEAEPEPEPEPEQDPDPEVTEEKCEPVSEEPAPEEEEVVEKSPSPLPADPAPAVQEDSRAFSWASVTSKNLPPSGAVPVSGIPPHVVKVQPSQPRPEVKSENQISQRPPQRDQRVREQRTTTIPPRGGPRPVREGEQGELETRRINRYPDSHQLFVGNLPHDVDKNELKEFFQTYGNVVELRINSGGKLPNFGFVVFDDAEPVQKILSSRPIMFRGDVRLNVEEKKTRAAREGDRRGERPRGPGGPRGGLGGGLRGPPRGAMSQKPGFGAGRGVQGPRQ